From the Bacteroidota bacterium genome, one window contains:
- a CDS encoding FG-GAP repeat protein, with translation MTPWSGCLWTNFRTSWSLRGGATESASLTEAISAALNETEKLTASDGAGSDFFGYSVSLSGDRALIGVLGDDDNGFSSGSAYVFDFDGSSWTETEKLTASDGAEFDGFGWSVSLSGDRALIGAVLDDDNANDSGSAYVFDFDGTSWTE, from the coding sequence CTGACTCCATGGTCTGGCTGTCTGTGGACGAATTTCAGGACTTCCTGGAGTCTCAGGGGGGGGGCTACTGAATCAGCTTCGCTGACTGAAGCCATCTCGGCCGCCTTAAATGAAACGGAGAAGCTCACCGCATCCGATGGCGCTGGAAGTGACTTTTTTGGTTACTCGGTATCGCTCTCCGGGGACCGCGCACTCATCGGGGTATTGGGGGACGACGATAACGGCTTCAGTTCAGGCTCCGCCTATGTCTTTGACTTTGATGGCAGCTCGTGGACTGAGACGGAAAAGCTCACCGCATCCGATGGCGCTGAATTTGACGGTTTTGGTTGGTCGGTATCGCTCTCCGGGGACCGCGCACTCATCGGGGCAGTTCTGGACGACGATAACGCCAACGATTCAGGCTCCGCCTATGTCTTTGACTTTGATGGCACCTCGTGGACTGAG